Genomic segment of Cydia fagiglandana chromosome 16, ilCydFagi1.1, whole genome shotgun sequence:
TAGTTAACAAGTCTTCATTTATAGTAACATCCATATCAGCCAGCTTGTCAACTGTGTCCATAAATTTGTTCAAGTGTGCTCGTACATCTTGATTGTCTAATTTAGTTAGGATCAGCTGTTTAAGAAGGGTCGCTTTCCGCGCAGGTCCCTTACTGGCATATGTGTTCTTTAATTTGTCCCATACTTCTTTCGCAGTGCCGcagtttttaatttgtttcagCTCGGACGGAGCAATAATCAGGACGAGTTCACATTTCGCTAATCGATCCTTTTCTTTTGTGTCGGCAGTTGCGTCAGCAGCTAAGGCTGTTTcaacatatttaaataatttatgtcgTAATTATCCTTTGTGAGTGGATCGATTTTTATGTTCGACATTTCGACTTGGTACTCGTACTTACAGTTTCACCTCTGCTACCATGTGAAGTTCTCACGATTTAAGAGAAGTACTCACGTTTAGAAGAACAAGACAGCTGAAgcatttttaattattgtttatttaatacGTCTTAGTACAACTAATATGTTATTTTGAAGTATATTCAAATCTTTGacacgaatgttatttttcatgAGGATGTTGCTACCATGGCAACGAGGTTAGTCTTCTGAAAGAAGATATGTTTGCATAGAGCATACTTCACAAATTTTGCTAACTGAATAAAGAAACAAGTTTTAGCCGACGAtataaattgttttatatttttattagaaatattttatttatttatttgacagACGAAGACTGCTGCAGAAGATGGGGCTACGTGAGGGGTCACTACGTTAGACGGAGAGGAAAACCTGCACCAAAAAGATTTAGTGATGTCGTTAAAAATGGCTTAAAACGAGCTAAGCTACTTACATTCTTGGATGAATATCGTGTGGAGTATTACAACAATGACAGTAGTACTGATCAGAGCGTCACCGAGCCTCCGTCAAGCGAAGTCAGCTATGAAAATTATGATGACCTTGATGATGGCGAAGAAGATATTGTTGAAGTCAAATCAGAAAACCATGACATTGTCGACGTAgaagataataattattacaaGGAAACAGAAGAAAGGGAAAACGCTGAGCCGAAAGCTAGTACAGAAAGTCCGAACAAAGATACAAATTTGGACAGTTTTGATGAGACAGACCATTTTTTTGCGTCAATGGCGAAAATTGCAAAGAAACTACCCAGACGTGATCAAGTTATGTTGCGAATGCAAATAGCTACGATGGTTGGGAACGCAGAGTTGAAGCAAATGGAAAACGATCACAAATGAAAGTGACTGTGCATTTCGCAACAATGAAGAGGCAACAGTGGTGTAGCTAGACGTCGGTGAAGCGGCCTTTTGGCCACGGCTGCGCACTTAAAGGAGCCTCGCGGCAGCCAACCCTTTTATAGCTTTGGGAATAAACTCTCCGCGCATCATGGTAATAACTTCGCCCTCAGCTAGCTCACGCTACGCCATTGAGCGACAAGATGCCGTGTCGTGTAAATGTCATTTTTTCTTAGTCCTTCTCCAATtcctataaaataaaagattagTGTTTTATGAATGTTACATGAACCTAGGTTGTCGATATTCGACATTGCTTGAAGAACCGATGTTTGCTGTATCACATAGTGACCACAGTGTAATAGCACTAATGAGTGGTGACCAAGAATCGAAAGACGCAATCAAAGGACCCAATGAACTGGTCAAGAGTGCAGAAAAGAAAACCGTTGGAAGAAAATAGCGGACGACCAATCGTTGTGGAGATCCTAGTGGAGGCCTAAATCGAGTAGTGAACGTCTTTCGCTtgatataatgatgatgaacTAGCATTAAATCTGCTTGGCAGGTAAAATGTGTTTCATTTGTTATTAGTATTTAACGACGCTGTAagcttttatttattgaatattttaaaattctaacagtTGGTATGGATATACCTACCGTAGCATAAATCTCCGCCTAATGGTAATGTACAAACGTGTTGTaataaaatacacgttttatacaaaaaagatttttatttcTGAAGTTTGATTTTTATCTGTTATAAATGTGTTAAGTTGGAGCTTCAAGCATATACTATTGAACAACATGCGccctaaataaatataataataatcctCGACAAACAATATAACGTTTTAATGAATGATCCGATTTCAGCAGATTTAATACAATTTGGCTGGTTTGATTCGATGGGATAAATACGAGATCAAAACTTGTCctttataaaaatgtttgtaATTTTCCAATGAGTATTGAAAATACCATACGTTTTCGTACGGCCTAAAAGGGTGTCCACCttttcaatttctttgtccaacgTATGTTTTgtgtcacattttgcttaatgagagagtgagacgcaatgacattgtaccaagatattggacaggtggaataccaccctaagatacatttgtaagttttacttacgtaagtagggacacagTTATACTACAGAATGTGAGATGATTATTACCATCTCAtactaacaaatagctttgtccctatTTACCTATGTAAGTAAAACTTCATAGGCAGATA
This window contains:
- the LOC134672333 gene encoding uncharacterized protein LOC134672333, producing the protein MSWTIESDIKLINLVKKYDMFYNPKSSDYRNVTLKSDVWKRIGSILNKSDEDCCRRWGYVRGHYVRRRGKPAPKRFSDVVKNGLKRAKLLTFLDEYRVEYYNNDSSTDQSVTEPPSSEVSYENYDDLDDGEEDIVEVKSENHDIVDVEDNNYYKETEERENAEPKASTESPNKDTNLDSFDETDHFFASMAKIAKKLPRRDQVMLRMQIATMVGNAELKQMENDHK